The genome window CGCGTCCGTCGGTCTTAGATACACTAGCCGATCTTACAGCTCGGTATATGATGATCCTTGCATCATCTGTTGCATCCCATGCTGCCAATGCTCACCCGAACGATCCTGCCCCTGCGCCGGTGCTAGAAGACGTCTACCAGGCACTTCAGGACGTTGGCGCACTACGACCGCAATTGCGCGAATGGGAGGAGGATTGGCAAGGCGAGGAAGATACGCGGGGACTGGAGAATTTCTTGGGTTGGTTCACAGGACCGGCGAACCGTGAAATCCGACGAGTGGCTGGCTTCCTACCTAGCGAGGGTGACATGATCGACCCCGAGTccttggagaaggaagattTCCTTACAGCCCTGAAGAAAAAGCACAGCAAAACAGGCGAGGAGTCTCGATATGCGGGCACTGTGCTTGGCAAAAGCGCCGAGGAACATCCGATCATTATAGAGGGAGGCGTTCCCAGCATCCAAGAATGGAGCCATCAAGTGCGGTCGCGGGCGCCATATGTTGCTGGGAGCGACTCGTCTGGTGTCAGTAGTGCACCCAGCAATTTGTCAGAAGCAGATGGTATggaagtgtgaggaagcaCGAGGCCACCCGACATTCAATAAGATGCTCAAACCATGCACTTTCGATAAAAGGTTCACCAAAATAACAGCCAGACCGATCATCAACGGCAACAGTCAAGCAGCTGAGAGTCTTTAATAACCGCCTCCACGTCGCCTGGCGTCTCAGTCAGATTTCAGTATGAAGGCTGAATGAATTTGGAGCAGACCCATGCTTGATTTCCGGCGAAGCGCCAGCAATCTCGACCCCATGACCGGACTGATCTTCCTTCACGATCAAGGTTAAGACCCAAGCCTTGGCCAGACAAACGACCAGACGGGGCTGACAACACGACTGGTCTCTCCCCGGAATATACTCTGATCTTGCGAGGTCCTGAGTTCCCCCTGACAGGTCAATCGGTGGTTACGCCAGTTTCCAGCAGCCAGAGATAGCTTATGTCTAGGTCATGTACTTAGCCCTGAAGTGAAGACAAATACCAAAATGCTCTTATATTGGCAGTAGCCAGGGAGACAATGCTTAGCACAACCCGAATACATTCTTCAGAATTGTAGACTGCATCTGTAAATAGGCTGTGCTATGAAGACGACTCTTGGCCTCGCGGTGACATCAACAGCGGATCCTTTCGCTTCCTCATCCCCACCATCTTCAACCTCCGCATTGCAGTAAAGAAGTCCAGCACCATGGTGTATGCCTTTGCTCTCCCTACCACCACTCATCTTTCCTTTCAAACTTTTCTCTCATCTAGCACACATCCATCTCTACCCCAGGCCGCGTCTACCGCTCGACATGCACTGCGACTCGCCCTCAAGGCCCACAAAAGACTACCCCACAGTCCACAACGAGATTCCCACCTCATCACAATCCTCGACGCGTTGAACGGCTACCTACCATATCTCGCTGCTATCTCTCATGGATTGAGCGGCAGACCTGTTGAAAGTGGAAGCAGCACAGGTGGTGAAGAAATCGAGGTCACTCTCCACAGCGAGCTCGAAACAGAATGGCGCGCTACATTAAGCTCAACTCCGTTATCGCTGAAAAGCCGACCCATAAACGGCCGAGTCCGCGGACAAGGAATCGACTTTGAGATCGCCTTCGTCCTCACGACACTAGGCTACGTGCTGAGCGGCTTGGCTCGCTCAGGCATCTTACGCGCTCTCTACGCCCCCACCACTCCAACCCCAGAACAACGCACCGCGGCCGTCCAAACCGCCACGAAATACCTCCTGCAAGCGAGCTCAGTACACTCCCTACTCGCGTCTTCGCCCTCGTTTATAGGCGCAGCACGCCAGACGAGCACAGCCGCCGCCGTACCAGACCTGGACCCGGCGGCTCAGGCGGCACTGTCGTCACTTGCGTTAGCTGAAGCGACACTCCTGGCTGTGTTGAAAGACGACTCCTATGTTGCGGCTTGCATACAGGCTCGAAACCCAAACGATAAGGACTGGATGGTGCGGGCGCCGGAGATCCCCAAGGTGCGGGCGCTGCTCTTTGCGCGACTGTGCGTTCGTGCGGCCGAGTATGCGGAGCAGGCGGCTGCTGGCATGGGAACGGTTGGCGCGCATGGGAAGACCGGGATTGACGAAGAAGTGGTCGGCTATGCGCGAGTTTTGGGCCGTGTCGCGCGGGCTCGGGCCTGTCGGTTTTTCGGTGTTGATGCGGAGCTTGCGGGGAAGATAGGGGAGGGGATTGCCTGGCTGCGGGCAGCGAAAGGCGCGTTGGGGCTGAGAAGTGCATCtcagggagagaaagaagcttCAGGAAAGAGCAAAGGGGGCCTTTCTAGATTGAAGAAGGAATGGGCTGAGAGACGGGAGGAGCGAAGGTTGGAAAAGGAGTCGGGCGGCAAAGACCGCGTGGCGAAGGGTGAGCTCGATCCCGGCGATGACGCAGGCAGGGAAGAAGAGTGCCGTGTGATCGAAATGCTAGAGACAAAGTGGGAGAGGATGAATGACACGGTAAGCCTCTTTTCAGCAGCCCTGGGGCATGAAAGGTCTTTGACAATTTGATAGATCAACACGCAAATCATTCCACCTTCGACGGACCTCCTAGCCAATCTGCCGTCCGGTCGCGACATTCATTCACCACCTGGTCCTTATAAGCTCCCATCCCTGGACGAGGAACAACTCGTGCGAATGCGTGCACCACCGGCAGAGGATGACTATGAGCCCCGTATGAACATGGATGACAGTGACGACGAGTTGACTAGCCCTGCCGGGGTTGCTCCAGGAGCGCTTCCAGAGCGAAGCGATAGCACTTATTATTGACGATACCCTGCTAAATCTAAGAATACGATGACTTTCAATACCTTGTATACACAACATATTGACTTGTTCACATGCGTAGAAGAACTCCACCGCCATTGCCTCGTGGAAGACTGACATCAGTCTACACAGGCACGTTCGCTCCAACCTCGTATGAGCATGTAATGATGTATTGCAATGGTGTCAGTGTCAGGATATATGTACAGGAAACCCGAACAAAAAccaatacaatccttctaAACAATCCCATGCCCATCCTACTCTTCACTCAAAGCCAGGTATCTCTGGCAATGACTAGACTAGCCCCATCACCACCCTCAAtcgaaagacaaagaaaacaaatGACATGACACGCATTGATTCACTGCAAAGCTAAAACACACAGATCCAAAGTATACACACAACCTCGCCGGTGCTCACTCACGCCGACTTCTCCCCCTCACCCGCAAAATAGTTCTTCTCCTGGAACAGATAACCCTTGACCTTGCGCTCTTTCAGCAGCTCAAAATATTTCTCTGCAGATTGCAATCGTCACCCATTAGCCATGCCACCACCACACAGCGCTCGGAGACAAAGGAACCCCCGGAGGAAAACTCACCTCTCAACTTCCCACACTTCTCCAGATGATTTACACCCTCACGAGCATAACACTTGCCCAATTCCTCGCCGACAAGTCGGGACATCATGCTGCGCACCCATTGTTCACGGATGATGGCGTCGCGGGCATTGTGCAGGGCGACGTTGTCCTCGAAGTCGACGCCTTCGTATGTCGGCGGCACGGTGGGCTTCTTAGCCAGGAATGCGGCGGATTCGGGGGTGGGCATTTtaattctttttttttcccctatTTTTGCTGGTTGAGGttgagaggaagaggatgggtTGTCCGGAAGGGATGTGAGGTTTGCTGTGCTGGGAGGAGCTGGTTGAGCTGGTTACGGGCTTGTCGGGGTGATTCTTGTGCCTTTTCATGCATGTCGTCGGCGGAATGGGATTGGGGAATTGAAGTGATGTGATTGGCTGTATTGTAGGCGGTGAGACATAAGGCGGGCGAGATCTGCTTAGTGTGCATTTTCTAGGGCGGTAAAGGCAGGCTTTCGACCATCTTCGTTATCCTGACCAGGTGAGGCTACAAATTCAATGCAATATTGGACCTTCAGAAAATACAATTAGGTTTCCTGATAGCAGTAGACAGATATGAATCAGAAGCACCAAGCGCCACGCCAGATCAAACAACCTCAAACCAGAGACGCCTCAGAGGCTGCAGCCACGATGCAAAGTAGATCAATCCAAGAAAACATTCAAGTCATACATGCGATCAGTACAGGAGATACAGCGCTTGGGGAGATAGTTCATCAGCTATCGTATGCAGTGAAACAAAGCCTGTCCTTGCAAGGAAGAAACAATTATGTTTATTGCTGTTGTTCTTGCGACTTGTCCTCCTTTGGCAGTAGTCTGCTGTAAAGTTCGCCTAGTCCATCCTTCAAACGCTGCCAGCGCGTGCGGTTGAGCTTCTTGCTGAGTTCGCGAAATTGGTACATCTCCCCCCAGCAGTCTCGGCCGAACTGGCAACCGGCCATATTCACCAGGAAGTCACGATCCTTCTCCGAGTAATGCACGTCCGGATCGTCGCCTTCACCACAAGCTCCTGGAGGGAACGAGTTGATGTAGCGCTGAGGCGTAAAGGCGACATTGCTGCGAATCCACGGTTGACTTTGGTACAGATACTCCAGCGCATCCTGCTCCTTGTGCTCCCAGTCCATGTGCTTCTGCTCGTACATAACAGGGTCCCACCAGAGATCCAATAGTCGGTCAGACCACAGCGAGCGTTTAATGAAGAATGAACCCAAGTTGAAACCTCCGCAGTCTTGTGACAGCAAAAGATCGATAGAGGATGGATTCCCGTCTCCTTCCGCCGAGCGGGATAGTTCGTCCAGATACGGGGCTGTCGGGGGGTGGCTGATGTTCAGCGGGTTGTACAAGTTGATATCGCGATACGTCAAGTCGCCCAACCGATCGAAGATTTGATCTTGCAGGGAATAAGAGtactccatgatccaggTGTTTAGGTCCAACCACCAAAACCTACATCAATCAGTTAGACGTGGTAAACTCCACATGCAAGGTTTGACTGACCACTCCGCATTTGGATACTTCCTCATAGCGTCTCGGATGATATCAACTTTCTCCCAGCTCTCCCGCCATTCATGCGAGTACCGCTTTTTGGCCAGCATGTTGACAATCTCCAGTTCGTAACCCCACCGCTTCGCGTATTCCTCCTTGTTAGAGATACTATTGCGCTCGATGGCCCATTCGCGTGCTCCCTTCCACTCCATGACCCCTCCTTCCACATTGGATGGGAGGATGATCACGAACTTGCGTCCTCCGCCAAAGGATGATCGCCGGTAACTTTGAACAATAGCTGCAAGCACCCAGGGTCAACAACAGATCTGTTCACACACACAGTCACGCACCAGGCTAGGATTTTGTTTCGCATACCTGTCCAGAAGAACAAATACCCAAGGGAAAGGACAATCAGCGCCAAAATGGCCCGCGACCGCCTCCTCCGCATCAAGCCCCTGGCGAACCCGAATCGCAACCCTGTCCCGGAATAGTTCTGTCCCCGCCAGTATTCATCCTTGTCAACGTATCCATATCGCGCCGAACCATTCATACGAAACCGAGGCAGGCTAGACGTGATCTTGCGTTTCGACCTGGAGAAAAATCCATTATTCCTTGTCGAGAATGACGGATATCCTCGAACTTCCTCGCTCTTCGCTCGAGCCGCTGCCCACGATATGCCGCTGGGCCCGAGTGAGTTGGGTGAGAGAAAACCGCTGCGCGGGGTCGAAGTTCCACTGCCGGGAGTAAGGCCCGGACTTGACCACCCTCCTCCCGGGTGGGGAGAGGGTGATCGAGAGAGGGACATGGCGGATCGAGGCCGTCGGGGAACTTGAAGATTGTGGAATTGTCGGCGCGGTGATTCTCATACAAGCCTCTGGTTTCCGGCTGGTGGTCAGTCAACGCAGGCGACCGCGATCGTTACTGCTGGCACTCAATAATAGGACCGTCGCTGTTAAAGTAGGGACCGTCCAGGAGGTCGGTTTTCGGTGGAGTAAAACTGGCCAAGGGCCAAGAATTCTGTAGAAGCACAAgatggtacggagtagtatgTGACCAGAAAccaacaaaagaaagataacACAGGAGAATCATCAATACGGAAATGGCTTAGTAGCCATTCAAGCATAAAGGGGACTGACTTTCGCCGTGAACGGGTCTGCCCGTTTCCGTCGAGAGCGAAGAATTCAGGGACCTGGGTTGGGGAACCGTGGAACGTTGACGGGGGAACCTATAGATAGACAGAAGCACAGATGAGCGATAACAATGTGATTGTTTGATGCTACGTTGACAGCGacatgatgataatgatgatgaacctGAACCCTGTGCAACATGACGGATACACATAGTTCAGTCAAGAAGCCTGTCTCACATATTGACCAGAGTAAGAAGACAGATTTAATCAAAAATAAGATTACATGATGGGACAACCATGAGACGAGAAAAATGATTCGAGAGTCTCTAATTAGCGGGGAAATTAAATCGGGAACAgtacctacggagtaataTTCCAACCAGATCTGAATGGTTCTTTTGACCAGCATGGATTATGGCAAAGGATTTCAACGAAGGAAGGCAGCATGGATGAGGTAGACTTTGAGTAGTTTAAAAGATGGTAATCTTCCTTGCTACCTCTCTTGATAAACTGTTTGAAGCTTGCAGTGTTAACGGATTGTGAGATACAACGTAACTAGATAAAATGGTTAATTACCATAAGATTACCATACATCGTCACCATTTATCAGAAGCATCGGACCCTGAATTATGCTCATGACCTCATTCGTTTCAAAAAGTGATGATCGACAAATGCGTGGCTTGGCGTACATATCGGTAAGCTACCTACCTTATAAACACTGATGGATACGAGAGACCCCATTCGAAATCTGTTGACTTGTAAGATGGTTGAGTTGACTTCATTACAGATATCGCAGAACTTGGACCAATGCTGTATGCTCAACTCGGACGCTGATTCCCAACGAAACCTCGCCGAAACGTCGTGTTCCGTATTAGAGCCCCAGAGTGAACAGCTAACAATAGCAGCGCCATAAACTATCCAAAAAAAGCAGGTGACCATCCCAAATCTACCTAACCCAAGTGCCCTCTCTCATTTCACATTCATACCGTGTTTCTTTCCCCCATCGTCGTCTTTGCGCGCCGGCAGTCGATTGGCAGCCACGCCCTCCTTAGACATCAACACCTTCCGCACTACGAAgcccttttcctcttctggtcGCGAGCGTGCGCTGTCTCCATGGTAGAATTCGCATCGAAACTTCAAGAATTTGTTGCGATGTCTGTAGATTGTGATGATATCGCCGGTGTACAGTTTCCCAAAGTGAAACCCCTCCCGAGTGCTGCTTCCCTCTGATCCACGGCGCAATTCTGTGTCATTGACCCAGATGCACTTGCGAGTCTTGGTTGAAAGAATAGCCATTACTCCAGGAACCTCCAGCCAGTTGCGCCCTGCTGCAATCTGAGCCTCAATAGCCGGCGCCCAGAAAGTCACTTCCAGTGCGTATGCAGGAATCCTCGTGTCCATAGGGTCAGGATGGCAGATGGTTGCTAGAGGACCACGCCCCCAAGATGTCATTCGATCTTCCAGGCGAATCGTGAGGTCGAATATCGAACCCGGGAGAGTAGTAAGCTTTCCTAAAAGCGGACGAGACTGTTCATGCCGCTGAAGAGAGATGGTCGGAGGAATTTCGGTGGGCGACCCATGTCGCACGGCTGCTGAAGCGGCGTCGCTCACTATGTCCTCGGGTGGATGTGAGATTTGTCGACCTGTTCGAGCGTCGATCGTGACCGCCAATTCAATGTCAAAAACCTCCCCGGCACTCGCTTCGGGTTTGTCAGAGGGGGCTTTGCTATTTTCCCTGGTGACCTCCCGACTGGAACGTTCGCTAGCGGTATCGGGAAGTGGTAATTCGATTCGGCGGCTGAATTTGGCTCCTTTCGGGGTCGAAGCACTTGGGTGCGTTTCCCTGTTGAATTCCGGGCGAGGACTTCCACCGCCTCCTTCATCCAAGCTAGTCTTCAGAGCCGGCAGCTCGGCGGCCGCCGGGGGACTGTGTGCCGAAGTGCCAGGGTGCCACGAGTTCATGTTCAGCTGCCCAACGAGATTCTCAGCCCCCATCAAGCTTGGCGCGGATCCAGCAAAGGGATTATCCGGAAGGGAAAGGACAGAGTTTAGGCTGTTGCCGTCGCTTATAATCGACTCACCGGTGGAAGAAACGAAGTCATGAACGCTAAGGTCGTCACCGCCGAAAGCATTCATACTGGCCCCAAAGACATTGGAACTGTGCAGGGCAGAAGAGGTAATTTCGCCAAATAAGCGTCTCGGAGTACTTTCAGGAATTGGCCGAGCAGCTGGTAAGCTTTCAATGTTTGGGAGTGATGGATAGCGAATGTCAGCAGGAAGATGGTCAATCCTGGGCCTCTTGGATTGTGCCAAGTTGTTGGAATCGTGGCTTTCGTCACCGGTAATGACCGGTTCTTGATTGTCATTGAGCGAGATCTGTGACGCGTCAAGCTCATTCTCCAGATCTTCACCGATATCAGATAGGGCCCCGAAGTCCGCGGGTTGGATATCATTATCATCGTACTCGTCAACATCTGGCACATCACGTAtccatggatgttgaaagCATTCACTTTCCTTCGGCCGTGAATGAGGGTCGCGGTTCAGGAGGCGCCTAACAAAATCGACACCGGCCTCCGATACACCTTCTCTACGCAGTACGTCATAATCAGGCTCGGTAGTCATGATATTCCGCAACATCTGAGATCCTCTGTCGTCGCCTCGACCCGTGTACGGAGGTGTACCACTAAGGATATGGAATAGTACCGCACCGAATGACCACATATCGACGGACTGATCGTAAGGGGACGTTTTCGGAGGACTACAAATCAATATAAGCTATGCCCACAAGAATTAGTAGTTGACTTACGGATCACCCAATCGACGTCTTTTTCTGATTTCACCTCGTCGGTAGTTCTCATATTCCGGATACACCTCGGGCGCGCAGTACAACAAAGTGCCACAAAATGTCTTCAAAAAGGTCTCCTCTTGAGCGACTTTCGACAATCCAAAGTCTGACAGTTTCACTCTTAACGGTTCAAGCGAAGCGATCAGGATGTTATCTGGCT of Aspergillus fumigatus Af293 chromosome 2, whole genome shotgun sequence contains these proteins:
- a CDS encoding Bromodomain associated domain protein, producing the protein MSGPNLHNALLRPPIIQILRAAGFHATRPSVLDTLADLTARYMMILASSVASHAANAHPNDPAPAPVLEDVYQALQDVGALRPQLREWEEDWQGEEDTRGLENFLGWFTGPANREIRRVAGFLPSEGDMIDPESLEKEDFLTALKKKHSKTGEESRYAGTVLGKSAEEHPIIIEGGVPSIQEWSHQVRSRAPYVAGSDSSGVSSAPSNLSEADGMEV
- a CDS encoding pH-signaling protein PalC, with translation MVYAFALPTTTHLSFQTFLSSSTHPSLPQAASTARHALRLALKAHKRLPHSPQRDSHLITILDALNGYLPYLAAISHGLSGRPVESGSSTGGEEIEVTLHSELETEWRATLSSTPLSLKSRPINGRVRGQGIDFEIAFVLTTLGYVLSGLARSGILRALYAPTTPTPEQRTAAVQTATKYLLQASSVHSLLASSPSFIGAARQTSTAAAVPDLDPAAQAALSSLALAEATLLAVLKDDSYVAACIQARNPNDKDWMVRAPEIPKVRALLFARLCVRAAEYAEQAAAGMGTVGAHGKTGIDEEVVGYARVLGRVARARACRFFGVDAELAGKIGEGIAWLRAAKGALGLRSASQGEKEASGKSKGGLSRLKKEWAERREERRLEKESGGKDRVAKGELDPGDDAGREEECRVIEMLETKWERMNDTINTQIIPPSTDLLANLPSGRDIHSPPGPYKLPSLDEEQLVRMRAPPAEDDYEPRMNMDDSDDELTSPAGVAPGALPERSDSTYY
- a CDS encoding putative NADH-ubiquinone oxidoreductase 12 kda subunit; the protein is MPTPESAAFLAKKPTVPPTYEGVDFEDNVALHNARDAIIREQWVRSMMSRLVGEELGKCYAREGVNHLEKCGKLREKYFELLKERKVKGYLFQEKNYFAGEGEKSA
- a CDS encoding putative alpha-1,6-mannosyltransferase subunit — its product is MSLSRSPSPHPGGGWSSPGLTPGSGTSTPRSGFLSPNSLGPSGISWAAARAKSEEVRGYPSFSTRNNGFFSRSKRKITSSLPRFRMNGSARYGYVDKDEYWRGQNYSGTGLRFGFARGLMRRRRSRAILALIVLSLGYLFFWTAIVQSYRRSSFGGGRKFVIILPSNVEGGVMEWKGAREWAIERNSISNKEEYAKRWGYELEIVNMLAKKRYSHEWRESWEKVDIIRDAMRKYPNAEWFWWLDLNTWIMEYSYSLQDQIFDRLGDLTYRDINLYNPLNISHPPTAPYLDELSRSAEGDGNPSSIDLLLSQDCGGFNLGSFFIKRSLWSDRLLDLWWDPVMYEQKHMDWEHKEQDALEYLYQSQPWIRSNVAFTPQRYINSFPPGACGEGDDPDVHYSEKDRDFLVNMAGCQFGRDCWGEMYQFRELSKKLNRTRWQRLKDGLGELYSRLLPKEDKSQEQQQ
- a CDS encoding serine/threonine-protein kinase gives rise to the protein MEATQESTQPCTDPRRIGRNNSGLLEEDVSDIICILHPTSLAAHDAVAATASLAPQHILQKDELEYENPDTAALDIALRLSSNVRNINLGFCFGRNRSRCDLLLAPDDSAKRISNTHFRIHLTGDGILMLEDLSTNGTVVDDCRLRKNQKENSRMLTNGSVIQVLRGNNASDEVRFVVRIPSRDGYAMRYTENMLRYLERVQKQPAGAMQKHRQGSVRPSLEWTVANAYGMHWTGGNMYNVTGQIGKGAFATVYKLATKQHGAVYAAKELDKRRFMKNGILDQKVDNEMKIMKDLKHPNIVQYIDHHEHDRWIYIIMEYVPGGELSTYLSIHGKIPEDMVKTLARQLLHALQYLHKRRITHRDIKPDNILIASLEPLRVKLSDFGLSKVAQEETFLKTFCGTLLYCAPEVYPEYENYRRGEIRKRRRLGDPPPKTSPYDQSVDMWSFGAVLFHILSGTPPYTGRGDDRGSQMLRNIMTTEPDYDVLRREGVSEAGVDFVRRLLNRDPHSRPKESECFQHPWIRDVPDVDEYDDNDIQPADFGALSDIGEDLENELDASQISLNDNQEPVITGDESHDSNNLAQSKRPRIDHLPADIRYPSLPNIESLPAARPIPESTPRRLFGEITSSALHSSNVFGASMNAFGGDDLSVHDFVSSTGESIISDGNSLNSVLSLPDNPFAGSAPSLMGAENLVGQLNMNSWHPGTSAHSPPAAAELPALKTSLDEGGGGSPRPEFNRETHPSASTPKGAKFSRRIELPLPDTASERSSREVTRENSKAPSDKPEASAGEVFDIELAVTIDARTGRQISHPPEDIVSDAASAAVRHGSPTEIPPTISLQRHEQSRPLLGKLTTLPGSIFDLTIRLEDRMTSWGRGPLATICHPDPMDTRIPAYALEVTFWAPAIEAQIAAGRNWLEVPGVMAILSTKTRKCIWVNDTELRRGSEGSSTREGFHFGKLYTGDIITIYRHRNKFLKFRCEFYHGDSARSRPEEEKGFVVRKVLMSKEGVAANRLPARKDDDGGKKHGMNVK